A window from Mesorhizobium sp. WSM2240 encodes these proteins:
- the trbJ gene encoding P-type conjugative transfer protein TrbJ, with translation MRRHLVTGLVTVSLILKPIAGFAPPAFAVTVFDPKNYAENVLTAARSLEQINNQIQSLQNEATMLQNMARNLQRLDFSSLGQLTGALNRIDGLMIQADGLSFDLGQLESEWREKYPESYDGTIKVNDLASAARERWQSAMKAFRQTMRVQSQIVENVQADGDLLAELVNRSQGATGALEAQQATNQLMALSAKQQMQIQTLLATQYRAEAEDAARKAQSEEAARKTTRRFLGSGKAYSGN, from the coding sequence ATGCGGCGCCACCTTGTCACGGGTCTTGTCACCGTCTCCCTTATCCTCAAGCCGATCGCCGGATTTGCCCCACCGGCTTTCGCCGTCACTGTTTTCGATCCCAAGAACTACGCGGAAAACGTGCTGACGGCGGCACGCTCGCTGGAGCAGATCAACAACCAGATCCAGTCGTTGCAGAACGAGGCGACGATGCTGCAGAACATGGCGCGCAACCTTCAGCGCCTGGATTTCTCCTCGCTAGGCCAGCTGACCGGCGCGCTCAACCGTATCGATGGACTGATGATCCAGGCCGACGGGCTGAGTTTTGACCTTGGCCAGCTCGAGAGTGAATGGCGAGAAAAGTATCCGGAAAGCTACGACGGCACGATCAAGGTGAACGACCTGGCCTCAGCAGCACGCGAGCGCTGGCAAAGCGCCATGAAAGCCTTCCGCCAGACAATGCGGGTGCAGTCGCAGATCGTCGAGAACGTCCAGGCCGACGGCGACCTGCTTGCTGAGCTCGTCAACCGCAGCCAGGGCGCCACCGGCGCACTAGAGGCCCAGCAGGCGACGAATCAGCTGATGGCGCTGTCGGCCAAGCAGCAGATGCAGATCCAGACGCTGCTTGCGACCCAGTACCGCGCCGAAGCCGAGGACGCCGCCCGCAAGGCGCAGTCGGAGGAAGCCGCGCGCAAGACGACGCGGCGCTTCCTCGGCTCTGG